Genomic segment of Neoarius graeffei isolate fNeoGra1 chromosome 7, fNeoGra1.pri, whole genome shotgun sequence:
attgtaaaacgGTCACTTCAAGAGTATTTAAAGATCACCAAATTCTATGAatttcccctttttttttaatatccaagATGCTGAATTTTAGCAGAGGGAATATTGTATCTGTCAGGTGCGAGGtaggaggcggatgtaagtgcagaagtatatTATTATAGTGAAAAtgcacaggcaaacagtccaaattggcaggcaaacTCAATAAACATTAAGACGTGCAAaaggtcgggcgaggcacaaacaggatatcaaaggcaaaGAGCAAAACGTAAACTAGGAACAGGCACAGAGATCAGGAAATCAGACATGGGTACTCTAAGGCTCGGTAATATGTACTGATGTCGTGTAATACTTCGCACTAGGCATGTGTCTAAGcagtccttatataggtgcaCATATTGCTCATCAATCATGTGCAGGTGTGCGTCATTAATAGCGCGCGTGCAACAGGTCGCTTGATGCGTACACAGTCTGGGATGCGCCAGAGCGTTCTTCAGGTGCGCACGCTAAAGTGCGccggactgacagaacccccccccccccaaagagctcGAAAATCCATCTTTCTTGGCTCCGGTGGGcgctcaggctcaggacaagacttggaCTCCTGACTTGAACTGGTGTCAGACTCTGGAGATGACTCGGGCTTGAACTCTGGACTTGGCTTGGACTCAGGGCTGGAAGTGTGCTcgagctctggacttgactcaggctctggactggactcgagctctggagatgacttgggtTCTGGGCAGGAAACAAGCTCAAACTGTAAACTTGACTCGGACCCTGGACTTGGCTCGGATTCAGGACTGGAAGTGAGCTCGAGCTCTGGGCTGGACTCAAgttctggagatgacttgagctctgggctggactctggctcaagCTCAGGAAATGActcgggcttgagctctggacttggcttggactcagggctggaagtgtgctcgagctctggacttgactcgggctctggactgggctctggactggactcgagctctggagatgacttgggtTCTGGGCAGAAAGCGAgctcagactctggacttgactcggattcaAGACTAGAAGAAGACAAGAAGTAGaacaggtaatcgaacttgatcagggtaAGTGCTGATTGGTCATGAAGTTTCgccattgttacactcattcttacaacacgatgacatagtggctttgccactcgttcttgtgtatctTTGATaatgcgagatcaactgttcgtgttgtgagatcacaattcgccattctggtgattgtaatgctcatGCGTATGCacatgcgctattgttacactcattcttacaacacagtgACATAGTGGTtttgcctctatgaggcagtagtcaCAAAAATGTAAATAACAATGTTAATAAATGTTAATAACTAAATACACTTTGGTCTCtggctatacactaccgttcaaaagtttggggtcactttgaaatgtccttatttttgaaagaaaagcactgttcttttcaatgaagatcactttaaactaatcagaaatccactctatacattgctaatgtggtaaatgactattctagctgcaaatgtctggtttttggtgcaatatctccataggtgtatagaggcccatttccagcaactctcactccagtgttctaatggtacaatgtgtttgctcattgcctcagaaggctaatggatgattagaaaacccttgtacaatcatgttagcacagctgaaaacagtttagttctttagagaagctataaaactgaccttcctttgagcagattgagtttctggagcatcacatttgtggggtcgattaaatgctcaaaatggccagaaaaatgtcttgactatattttctattcattttacaacttatggtggtaaataaaagtgtgacttttcatggaaaacacaaaattgtctgggtgaccccaaacatttgaacggtagtgtaaatattaAAACATGCTCAGCCTTACCTCTTCATTTTTCCACTTAATAACTCCAAGCATTAATAAAGATGTAACATCAAATAAGACAAATGGTAGTTACATGCTGTTAACATGTAGATCATATTGACTCACAGTAGTTAATGAAAGAACTCCATAATGGAAACAGAAGCATTATTTTGAATGTAAATGTAATTAAATTAATTACATGTAAATGTATTAACTTGTAGACATACAGACAGGTGACAAAGGAAAATAGCCTGGCACTGTTATTTTGGACCAATGTGTTTGACAGAATATCTTTTAGAAGAATGGTGTTCATCCCTCCAGTAGACttggaatatttaacagttattccacgaaatcgagtcatacatgagctgatagccgatgaggtgcgtagcgctgagtcagctataatccatgtacgacaagattgagtggaataattatttctatccacattcactggattttgagatgcacagcatttttattttttgcaaatttgataaataaaaactttatacaaaatgtccaacaaaataatttccgccaaGGTGGACTTAaagacctatcgatggctgcacaaattgactttagtgttgtttttttgtagaaagtgccatcttgctgtcatgccgaggtatagaatagctttagacaggggttttcaaagtgtgggagagtcagccccccctcagagagcaaataaacaacagtgcccccccgccttacaatttttgttgttgctatacttaatgttccattcgtatttttaaaaaaatggttgttgtacacatttttatttttttcttttacacattttaaacatctgtgctttttgaaaaatctttttttacacatttaaaaacatatgagctttattaaaacatcttttttacacattttaaacatgtgtgctttttttaaaaaaaaacatcttgttttacacattttaaacatgtgtgctttttttaaaaaaaaacatcttgttttacacattttaaacatcttatagcatcgttagctagcacctcttggcagacaacacactgtggcagtggagcatcttcagatccagtccatgaaaatccaaactttaaataatcatggtcatacttctttctttttttgcttggcccagactctgtctccttactcactgtagctttaggtactaaaaatcgatccattttgtctctggtaaaggctagctgaagtttgctaaatgtccgcaatagtaacttattctggtttatttttcctcacgttgcacccccccgaagaactctggtgccccctaggggaggcgcgccccacactttgaaaagccctggctttagacatttattgaaTTCTTCCTTgaccatttcagttctgtaacgttcaaacttctttgagcttttgaaccaatctaaaaaaattcaacaaattttaatgcttaacgatgaagaatgtaaacaagccggcaAAAAgataggagcaatttgtgaaaaatgttctaataataattcttacaatataaaaaacatacattcttaccattaaatactttaattctgtattttgttgcttttttttattttttttggggttttgttttcgggtagagtttttattttgtcctcggttggttcagcaacacgcgccgccattttgtttttctctaatcacggtatatgagctgatagcctagtagtagagtagccaatcagagcacgcgattgctcatctaatatccagtgaatgtggatagaataaaaatagatAGATTGAATCTGTGTCAAGGtgcattgaagctgttctggcagTTTACTCTGGTGTAACATTTTAAtaaccaaaatttctgtgggttttttttttgttacgcaTCAATATAATACAGTTTGGCTTTATGGAAGTCATGCATGCCATTAATATGCTACCCTTGCATGGATCAGTGTGTCATAGAAGCCACATCATTGAAGCCCTTTTGCTTTGTCCCTTTTATCAGACAGCAGCTGCCAAATGCAAAGTTCTGAGAGCTGTAATTTGACTATTCAAGCAATATTCAGTCACTCAGTCAAGTGTATGTGCACCGATGAAAATCCATGCAACATTCTACAACTACTGGATTCCTTCTGCCATTCCTACTTAGGTAAGGTACACCACACATCATTTCTGACCCCACACTCGAAATGACTGTAAATTGAAAGCAGTTATTTTCAAGCAGACGTTGAGCCTTTGCGCACACCTGACAAATCAAGATCGGCAACTCAGCAGGCAAGCCGTCAAGCCGACGGTCTACATCCTCATTCCGATCATCACCTACCCTTACCAGGTTCTATAATATTCCATTTATCAATGGGTTATTAaaatatatcagcatttcaaCATGCCAAAATATTTCCTTTTAACTGTCTTtccagttcatgaaaacagcctgaaGGTGGAATGGAAAAAAAGTACACTGTTAAAATATGGTAAATGGATTTCCTGTTTATACTGAACTGCTGAATAAATTATCAGAGGATCTCCCAGAGGTCTCTATTATTAGTAACATAAACAATGTGTGTGGAAGTCAACACCCAGATCCCCTTCAAATAATTGGGTATCTTCTACAGGCAcccctgtatatgtgtgtgtgtgtgtgtgtgtgtgtgtgtgtgtgtgtgtgtgtgtgtgtgtgtgtgtgtgtgtgtgtacaggtaggAGTGCAAATAAGCACTGGAGGATATAAAACAGGGATCAAAATCATGTTATCTTATCATTTTTACAAAGACTGGACATTATTTATTACCTTTATTTCACATTTTTAAAGGTTGTACATAACCCTCGTAATTTACCTATGATTTTGCAAAATTTTTGCCTTAGAAGTCATTTTTAGCATTACcattattctaaaacttataaatgagttagctttggttgcaaaCAAATCATACGCCTTTGTTTTGTCCCTCAATGTCCCCAAACTAAGTACCGGCCCCAAACAGTTCCTGCGTACAGGAGATGACGCTTTGTATCCAGGATGAAGTGTGTAATCGGCAGCTGGTGCCGTTTGTCCAGTCTTGTTCTGCTCCTCAGTGTGAGGAGAAGCTTTGCAGGCTGGCGGCAAGACGATTTTATTCTATCCTGCCTGAAAACGTGGCTGAGATGCTAGTGTTCTGCCAGTGTGTGACAGATGACCAGGACTGCCAGCATTTTCAGACCATGCTCAGTTCCAACTCCTGTAAACAAGACACGATAGCACAATGGAGCTGCCTGGAGATGCTGGACAACTGCACTGGAGAGAAGGTTTGCAGGTTGGGTCATTTCTGTCTCACACATCTATTAAGATTTAAGACCATATATTTTGCCACACTGCATTGGTTTACATGCACTTTTTTTCAGTATCGAGCCCATCTGCTCTCTCCATAGAGTATAGGGCAAGGCAGACAATAATGTTTACTCATGCTCACTGATATATGTGTAAAGAATTTAAGAGCTGCACTGATGGACATAAAGAGCTGCTGGTAACAGCACACTCATTTGTGTTAACAGGCAGACATTTGAAGCATTCTTGTCCAAATGTTTTGGCTCAGAGGATGTTTCATTTAGTGGATATTCAACCACAGACCTGCTGCACGTCATCGATCTCAActtttttgtcagtggaaacaaagAGTGCAGACTGGCCTTTGTAGCTACAATGGGATCTGTGCTTCAGAGTCCGTGCACCTGTCAGGGACTGGATCATCACAATCTTTACAGGTGCAATGTGCTGCACCAAGCCATTCATAGCAGATCCTATTTCAGTAAGTACTTACACACAGTCAATATTTGTTATAGTCAGAAATGGATAGTTCCTGTGCTGATTAGCAACAACAGTACTGACCTGCTGTTCAACATTTAGGTCAGCTAGAGGCTTGAAATACATATTAGAGGGAAGGATCTCTACAAATCAATAAATACAAGTTTTTTTTCTGACCAATTATTTCCATCAAATTCCATTTCCATCCTGATGGGAATCTCTTCCAGAATGACAATATTTCTGGACAGTTGTCTGGATAAGTATTGTTGCAGGAGGACGTCTGTAATGATAATGATCAATTAGTGATCTCTATATGGATCATCAAGATGGGAGGGTCTTTACGATGTATACATGGttgtcacagtaaaaaaaaaaaaaatccttttttatTACAAACAAACTGACGGATCATTTTGATCGTCAGTAGGTCGATCATAATCACGTGTACAGTATGTAGGACCCCTATAACTTAGTAAGTAAAACCCTCTGAAGCTTTGCTTCTCTGAACAACCTCCGTATTTTAATTTCTGTGTTTTAAACTTGCACAGtactttggtttggtttggtttggttttggcAGGAGACGATAGAAAAAAATTGCTTCCTGCAGTGTCTTTATACTAAAGAAATagtaggtgttcctattaaagtggttggtgaatgtatatattacCTGTGGTATTTCGACTGGACATTTTGTAGAAGGTAAACTACACAATAATCTTTCATTTTGCGTGTACGTACAGGCCATAAAAATGACTCATATGATTCggattggggcggcatggtggtgtagtggttagcgctgtcgcctcacagcaagaaggtccgggttcgacccctgtggccggcgagggcctttctgtgcggagtttgtatgttctccccgtgttcgcgtgggtttcctccgggtgctccggtttcccccacagtccaaagacatgcaggttaggttgactggtgactctaaattgaccgtaggtgtgaatgtgagtgtgaatggttgtctgtgtctatgtgtcagccctgtgatgacctggcgacttgtccagggtgtaccccgcctttcgcccgtagtcagctgggataggctccagcttgcctgcgaccctgtagaacaggataaagcagctagagataatgagatgagatgagattcagattGGAATTAAATCCCAGGGAGATTTCTGTAATAGTTAAAATATCTTAACTCCCCGTGTAAAAATAGTCCAGCCCAAATTGACCCAATGTCCCCTCTACTGGGCACAAAGGCTTACTGAATGATTTGATGAGTATGAAAATTATGTAAGTTATAGTAGCGTCACCAGAaggcagagatgggaccaagtcacacatgtgcaagtctcaagtaagtctcaagtcttaaccttcaagtcccaagtaagtcccaagtcttttttgtcttgggcaagtcaagtcaagtcacaggctatgtcaagtcaagtcaagtcctataataagtcaagtccaagtcaagtcaagtcaccttaggcgtattggcgtaattttagcagcagaatatgaatttaatacattgaaaaggcaatacataagtaaatgtcagtaaacatccctggcacatgtgcccaacctgttaaatatctcatctcatctcatctcatctcattatctctagccgctttatcctgttctacagggtcgcaggcaagctggagcctatcccagctgactacaggcgaaaggcggggtacaccctggacaagtcgccaggtcatcacagggccctgttaaatatttgcattttaaatactcatgttctgtaaaatacataaaacaaaacagtaataatgttacaaagttattt
This window contains:
- the gfral gene encoding GDNF family receptor alpha-like — its product is METGVVAVTLLEELKHGIFPIWICLVSQIVCTMISTRCLSLMQPCISPHLCRSKQTLLRNVCVSEDSSCQMQSSESCNLTIQAIFSHSVKCMCTDENPCNILQLLDSFCHSYLADVEPLRTPDKSRSATQQASRQADGLHPHSDHHLPLPVHENSLKVEWKKSTLLKYVPAPNSSCVQEMTLCIQDEVCNRQLVPFVQSCSAPQCEEKLCRLAARRFYSILPENVAEMLVFCQCVTDDQDCQHFQTMLSSNSCKQDTIAQWSCLEMLDNCTGEKVCRQTFEAFLSKCFGSEDVSFSGYSTTDLLHVIDLNFFVSGNKECRLAFVATMGSVLQSPCTCQGLDHHNLYRCNVLHQAIHSRSYFRPQGPKQNTFSTKSKVNKSQQEHSWLNDELFYIVVSVCVAVVVIIAVVIAIVMHKLRKKHSLPKNPDSRFKPPEDSSKSLVL